In a genomic window of Balaenoptera ricei isolate mBalRic1 chromosome 3, mBalRic1.hap2, whole genome shotgun sequence:
- the LOC132363634 gene encoding LOW QUALITY PROTEIN: protein enabled homolog (The sequence of the model RefSeq protein was modified relative to this genomic sequence to represent the inferred CDS: deleted 1 base in 1 codon; substituted 2 bases at 2 genomic stop codons): protein MVYDDANKKWVPAGGSTGFIRVHLYHHTGNNTFRVVGGKIQDQQVVIYCAIPKGLKYNQATQTFHQWWVARQVYGLNFGSKDDANVFASAMTHVLEVLHSQETRPTLPRQNSQLPADVQNGPSQEELEIQRRQLQEQQXQKELERERLERERMERERLERXRLERERLERERLEQEQLERETQERERQDRLERERLERLDRERPERGRQGQLERAQLEWERERRMANAAAPASVETPLNPVLGDSSASKPGSQAASQPAETPTQQGIVLGPPAPPPPPPLPPGPAQASAALPPPPGSPPSPPLPSSEPPPPPPPPPLPNQVPPPPPPPPAPPLPASGYFSGCMSEDNRPLTGPAAAVAGAKLRRVSRMEDASFPSGGNTTGVNSASSKTDTGRGNGSLLLGGSGLVEEMSALLARRRRIAEKGSTTETEQKEDKNEDSEPVTSKASSTSTPEPTRKPWERTNTMNGSKSPVISRWDSPRKNQIVFDNTSYDSLHRPKSAPSSQPSANGVQAEGLYYDRLKQDVLDEMRKELTKLKAELIDAVRQELSKSNTA from the exons ATGGTTTATGATGATGCCAATAAAAAGTGGGTGCCAGCTGGTGGTTCAACGGGGTTCATCAGAGTTCATCTATATCATCATACAGGCAACAACACATTCAGAGTGGTGGGTGGGAAGATTCAGGACCAGCAGGTCGTGATATACTGTGCCATTCCTAAAGGGTTGAAGTACAATCAAGCTACACAGACCTTCCACCAATGGTGGGTTGCTAGACAGGTGTATGGTCTCAACTTTGGCAGCAAAGATGATGCCAATGTCTTCGCAAGTGCCATGACGCACGTCTTAGAAGTGTTGCATTCACAGGAAACAAGGCCAACATTGCCTAGACAAAATTCACAACTGCCTGCTGACGTTCAGAATGGCCCATCACAAGAAGAATTGGAAATTCAAAGAAGGCAACTACAAGAACAGCAATGACAAAAGGAGCTGGAGCGGGAAAGGCTGGAGAGAGAAAGGATGGAAAGGGAGAGATTGGAGAGGTAGAGGTTAGAAAGGGAAAGGCTGGAGAGGGAGCGACTAGAACAGGAGCAGCTGGAGAGAGAGACACAAGAAAGGGAACGTCAGGATCGTCTGGAGCGGGAGAGGCTGGAGAGACTGGACCGGGAAAGGCCAGAAAGAGGGCGGCAAGGGCAGCTAGAAAGGGCGCAGCTGGAATGGGAGCGAGAGCGAAGAATGGCAAATGCCGCTGCCCCTGCCTCTGTGGAGACTCCTCTAAACCCTGTGCTGGGAGACTCCTCTGCTTCTAAGCCAGGCTCGCAGGCAGCCTCTCAGCCGGCCGAGACTCCAACCCAACAGGGCATTGTCTTGGGACCACCTgcacctccaccccctcctccactcccaccaGGTCCTGCCCAGGCATCAGCTGcgcttcctcctcccccaggatcccctccttcccctccgctTCCGTCCTCAGAGCCCCCGCCTCCGCCTCCTCCACCACCTCTTCCTAATCAGgtaccccctcct ccccccccacctcctgctcctcccctcccGGCATCTGGATATTTTTCGGGATGCATGTCTGAAGACAATCGCCCTTTAACTGGACCTGCAGCTGCGGTTGCTGGAGCAAAACTTAGGAGAGTGTCACGGATGGAGGATGCCTCCTTTCCAAGTGGAGGGAACACCACTGGTGTGAATTCGGCCTCATCTAAAACAGATACGGGTCGTGGAAATGGATCCCTTCTGTTAGGGGGTAGTGGTTTAGTGGAAGAAATGAGTGCCCTGCTGGCCAGGAGGAGAAGAATTGCTGAAAAGGGATCAacaacagaaacagaacaaaaagaggaCAAAAATGAAGATTCAGAGCCTGTAACTTCTAAGGCCTCTTCAACAAGTACACCTGAACCGACAAGAAAACCTTGGGAAAGAACAAATACAATGAATGGCAGCAAGTCACCTGTTATTTCCAGATGGGATTCTCCAAGgaaaaatcagattgtttttgaCAACACGTCCTATGATTCATTACACAGACCAAAATCTGCGCCCTCGTCACAGCCCAGTGCCAACGGAGTCCAGGCGGAGGGACTGTACTATGACAGGCTGAAGCAGGACGTTTTagatgaaatgagaaaagaattaacTAAGCTAAAAGCAGAGCTCATTGATGCAGTCAGGCAGGAACTGAGCAAGTCAAATACTGCATAG